The following coding sequences lie in one Streptococcus suis genomic window:
- the trpB gene encoding tryptophan synthase subunit beta, whose amino-acid sequence MTEKGYFGQFGGSFVPEQIQVLLDQLEETFEQYRNDSEFLAEYQAYLKDYAGRETPLYFAESLSKELGGAKIYLKREDLNHLGSHKLNNVLGQILLAKRMGKTRVIAETGAGQHGVATAAVAARFGLGCDVYMGAEDVKRQRLNVFRMEMMGARVHAVTDGTQTLKEAVDAAFGAWMADLDAFYVLGSAVGPHPYPTIVHEFQKIISLESRRQILEKEGCLPDYVIACVGGGSNAIGAFSQYLPDESVKLIGVEAAGKGVDTELHAATMTKGTVGVVDGMKTISLFDENGGVAPVYSISAGLDYPGVGPEHAHYKETGRVNYVAATDDEAVNALLTLSRTEGILPAIESSHAIAEAIRLAPQLDKDKIIIINVSGRGDKDVAAIADYLESR is encoded by the coding sequence ATGACAGAAAAAGGTTATTTTGGACAGTTTGGTGGTAGTTTTGTACCAGAGCAAATTCAGGTTTTGTTGGATCAGTTGGAGGAGACATTTGAACAGTACCGCAATGATTCAGAATTTTTGGCGGAATACCAAGCTTATCTGAAAGATTATGCTGGTCGTGAAACGCCATTATATTTTGCGGAATCATTGAGCAAGGAGCTTGGTGGAGCGAAAATCTATCTCAAACGGGAAGATTTGAATCACTTAGGCTCTCATAAGTTAAACAATGTGCTGGGGCAAATTCTGTTGGCAAAAAGAATGGGGAAAACTCGAGTGATTGCAGAAACTGGTGCTGGTCAACATGGGGTTGCGACTGCTGCTGTTGCGGCACGATTTGGTTTGGGATGTGATGTCTATATGGGGGCAGAAGATGTCAAACGCCAACGCCTTAATGTTTTCCGAATGGAGATGATGGGGGCGCGTGTCCATGCTGTAACGGATGGAACTCAAACCTTGAAAGAGGCAGTTGATGCGGCATTCGGTGCATGGATGGCAGATTTAGATGCCTTCTATGTTTTGGGATCGGCAGTCGGTCCTCATCCCTATCCGACGATTGTACATGAGTTTCAAAAGATTATTAGTCTAGAATCTCGTCGTCAGATTTTAGAAAAAGAAGGTTGCTTGCCAGACTACGTTATTGCCTGTGTGGGTGGTGGTTCCAATGCCATCGGTGCATTTTCTCAATATTTACCAGATGAGTCAGTCAAGCTTATCGGTGTAGAAGCTGCTGGTAAAGGTGTTGATACAGAGCTACATGCAGCGACTATGACTAAGGGAACAGTTGGTGTTGTTGACGGGATGAAGACAATCTCCCTCTTTGATGAAAATGGTGGAGTAGCACCTGTCTATTCGATCTCAGCTGGTTTGGACTATCCAGGTGTCGGTCCAGAGCATGCTCACTATAAGGAAACTGGTCGTGTTAATTATGTCGCAGCAACAGATGATGAGGCTGTTAATGCCCTTCTGACCTTAAGTCGTACAGAAGGAATTCTTCCAGCCATTGAATCTTCTCATGCGATTGCAGAAGCTATTCGATTAGCACCACAACTAGATAAAGATAAAATCATTATTATCAATGTTTCCGGTCGAGGAGACAAAGATGTGGCGGCTATTGCGGATTATTTGGAGAGTAGATAA
- a CDS encoding VanZ family protein has product MRKFFQADGNLTKLGRQICKTLAGAYALAIVLLCFLPQTWYPQYKDFSTPGIIQIGRLYLLPTPFNSIVNGDKVDSLADLGWIFLQNITNIFLLFPLIFLLLFLREEWRSLRAVIRYSFCMSLFIESTQLLLDLLIDAGRVFEVDDLWTNTLGGVLAYLLFIHIKKWIIKFIV; this is encoded by the coding sequence ATGAGAAAATTCTTCCAAGCAGATGGAAACTTGACCAAGCTAGGAAGACAGATTTGTAAGACCTTAGCTGGAGCCTATGCTCTGGCTATTGTTTTACTTTGTTTTCTACCTCAGACTTGGTACCCACAGTATAAGGATTTCTCGACCCCGGGAATTATTCAAATTGGGCGGCTCTATCTTTTACCAACTCCTTTCAACAGCATCGTCAACGGGGACAAGGTAGATAGTTTGGCGGACCTAGGATGGATTTTCTTGCAAAACATCACTAATATTTTTCTACTTTTCCCTCTGATTTTTCTTCTTTTGTTTCTTAGGGAAGAATGGCGGAGCCTTCGAGCGGTGATTCGTTATAGTTTTTGCATGAGCCTGTTTATTGAGTCTACCCAGTTATTACTAGACCTACTGATTGATGCGGGGCGGGTATTTGAAGTGGATGACCTCTGGACAAATACACTTGGTGGTGTTTTGGCTTACCTACTATTTATCCATATTAAAAAATGGATCATCAAGTTTATAGTTTAG
- a CDS encoding 23S rRNA (adenine(2503)-C(2))-methyltransferase RlmN, with protein sequence MKPSIYAFSQANLVDWILENGEKKFRATQIWEWLYRSRVQSFAEMTNLPKSLIEKLEEHFVVNPLKQRIVQESKDGTIKYLFELPDGMLIETVLMHQHYGLSVCVTTQVGCNIGCTFCASGLIPKQRDLTSGEIVAQIMLVQKYLDERNQNERVSHIVVMGIGEPLDNYDNVMTFLRVVNDDKGLAIGARHITVSTSGLAPKIREFAREGVQVNLAVSLHAPNNDLRSSIMRINRRYPIEVLFEAIEDYIKVTNRRVTFEYIMLNEVNDGVEQAQELADLTKNIRKLSYINLIPYNPVSEHDQYSRSTKERTLAFFDVLKKNGVNCVVRQEHGTDIDAACGQLRSNTLKKDREKARARIAAAKAKAGIRA encoded by the coding sequence ATGAAACCATCAATTTATGCATTTAGTCAAGCCAATCTGGTTGATTGGATTTTAGAAAACGGAGAGAAGAAGTTCCGTGCCACTCAAATTTGGGAATGGCTCTACCGTTCTCGTGTCCAATCTTTTGCGGAAATGACCAACTTGCCAAAATCTTTGATTGAAAAGTTGGAAGAACATTTTGTAGTTAATCCGCTCAAACAACGGATTGTACAGGAGTCTAAGGACGGTACTATCAAATACCTTTTTGAACTGCCAGATGGCATGTTGATTGAGACAGTTCTCATGCACCAGCACTATGGCCTTTCAGTCTGTGTAACGACACAAGTTGGCTGTAATATCGGCTGTACATTCTGTGCATCTGGATTGATTCCTAAGCAACGTGACTTGACTAGCGGTGAGATTGTGGCTCAGATTATGTTGGTACAAAAGTACTTGGATGAGCGCAATCAGAATGAGCGTGTTAGCCATATCGTTGTGATGGGGATTGGTGAGCCGCTTGATAACTACGATAATGTTATGACCTTCTTGCGAGTGGTTAATGACGACAAGGGCTTGGCAATTGGTGCCCGTCACATCACTGTTTCTACGTCAGGTTTAGCACCGAAAATTCGTGAATTTGCACGTGAAGGTGTCCAAGTAAACTTGGCAGTATCTCTACATGCGCCAAATAATGACCTTCGTTCGAGCATTATGCGGATCAACCGCCGTTATCCAATCGAGGTCTTGTTCGAGGCAATCGAAGACTATATCAAGGTGACCAACCGCCGTGTGACTTTTGAGTATATTATGCTCAATGAGGTCAACGATGGAGTGGAACAGGCACAGGAATTAGCTGATTTGACCAAGAACATCCGTAAATTGTCTTATATCAACTTGATTCCTTATAACCCAGTTAGTGAACATGACCAGTACAGTCGTTCAACCAAGGAACGTACTCTTGCTTTCTTTGATGTTTTGAAGAAAAATGGTGTTAACTGTGTCGTTCGTCAGGAACATGGTACCGATATTGATGCGGCATGTGGTCAGTTGCGCTCCAATACGCTCAAAAAAGACCGTGAAAAGGCACGTGCTCGTATTGCAGCCGCAAAAGCAAAGGCAGGTATTCGAGCATGA
- a CDS encoding DUF1027 domain-containing protein, giving the protein MKKEISPEMYNYNKYPGPSFARVGDKVVSENIELDLLEDYKNAFDQTIFGQRFSQLMLKFDYIVGDWGNEQLRLRGFYTDDKNVKSDLKISRLDDYLTEYCNFGCAYFVLANPNPQDLPAEEEDRPRRKRSRSRNRNRNQQRTEPIASKENKSNRNDRQKKGKQQNKQSEQRHFTMKNAGVKASQTERSQKRERKQSKREMNEVKRNFVIRQK; this is encoded by the coding sequence ATGAAAAAAGAAATTTCACCTGAAATGTATAACTATAATAAATACCCTGGTCCGAGTTTTGCTCGTGTCGGAGATAAGGTTGTATCTGAAAATATTGAATTGGACCTTTTGGAAGATTACAAGAATGCTTTTGACCAGACGATTTTTGGTCAACGTTTTTCACAACTCATGCTCAAGTTTGATTATATCGTGGGAGATTGGGGCAATGAGCAGCTGAGATTAAGGGGATTCTATACAGACGATAAAAATGTTAAATCAGACTTAAAAATCAGCCGCTTGGACGACTATTTGACGGAGTATTGTAATTTTGGTTGTGCTTATTTCGTCTTAGCCAATCCGAATCCACAAGACTTGCCTGCTGAGGAGGAGGATAGACCGCGGCGGAAGCGGAGTCGTTCTCGCAATCGGAACAGAAATCAGCAGCGGACGGAGCCTATTGCGTCAAAAGAAAACAAAAGTAATCGCAATGACCGTCAGAAAAAAGGGAAGCAGCAAAATAAACAGTCGGAACAGCGTCATTTTACTATGAAGAATGCTGGTGTTAAGGCGAGTCAAACAGAGCGTTCTCAAAAACGTGAGCGTAAGCAGAGCAAGCGTGAGATGAATGAAGTGAAGCGTAACTTTGTTATCCGCCAGAAATAG